In a genomic window of Ipomoea triloba cultivar NCNSP0323 chromosome 3, ASM357664v1:
- the LOC116014046 gene encoding pentatricopeptide repeat-containing protein At5g41170, mitochondrial-like, whose product MGIARREIWMLHLRSEKGMVENGIVLDGVTYTSFITGLCLQGRVSIAERMLREMSGSGIKPDDATYTMVIDAICKNGDVKMGYTSDLQLQKILTPCPTLPQSVVSGTENCKVLKLTSRFIEDLLDGVKGSCIYIKLLFSVLTSSFEFAS is encoded by the coding sequence ATGGGTATTGCAAGGAGGGAGATTTGGATGCTGCATTTGAGGTCAGAAAAAGGAATGGTTGAAAATGGAATAGTTCTTGATGGTGTGACATACACCTCCTTTATTACAGGTTTATGTCTGCAAGGGAGAGTATCCATTGCAGAGAGGATGCTAAGAGAAATGTCGGGTTCTGGTATAAAACCCGACGATGCAACATATACCATGGTCATTGATGCCATCTGCAAGAATGGCGATGTTAAGATGGGTTATACTTCAGATTTGCAGCTCCAGAAAATCCTCACGCCCTGCCCCACCCTGCCCCAGAGCGTGGTGAGTGGAACAGAAAACTGCAAGGTTTTAAAGTTAACTTCCCGTTTTATCGAGGATCTATTAGATGGTGTTAAAGGCAGctgcatatatataaagttgCTATTTTCAGTCCTCACAAGTAGTTTCGAGTTTGCTAGCTAA
- the LOC116013839 gene encoding aspartic proteinase PCS1-like, whose translation MASFASFLLLSLFFLNFVSSFASFSASFPLTSVPIARGSSARNVFLSSMRARGKMVRRGSTAAKAAMPSLDYKSSFKYSMALVVTLPIGTPPQNQQMVLDTGSQLSWIQCHKKVPRKPPPTAAFDPSLSSSFSVLPCSHPMCKPRIPDFTLPTTCDQNRLCHYSYFYADGTLAEGNLVREKFSFSNSQTTPPLVLGCAAESAEAQGILGMNTGRLSFASQAKIQKFSYCVPVRQGAGAGAGRGIIPTGAFYLGRNPNSPAFQYINLLTFSQTQRRSPNLDPLAYTVGFTGIKIGGKKLNISAAVFRPDAGGSGQTIIDSGTQYTFLVDEAYNKVREEVVRLAGPKLKKNYVFAGALDMCFDVSPTEIGRLIGDMTFEFENRVDLLVNRDRISDNVEGGVHCLGIGRSESLGVASNIIGNFHQQNLWVEFDLIRRRVGFGKADCSKAV comes from the coding sequence ATGGCTTCCTTTGCCTCTTTCTTGCTCCTATCTCTCTTCTTCTTGAATTTCGTTTCAAGTTTTGCGTCTTTTTCTGCTTCGTTCCCTCTCACTTCCGTTCCTATAGCGCGCGGATCTTCCGCGCGGAACGTTTTTCTGTCGTCGATGAGAGCGAGGGGTAAAATGGTCCGCCGCGGCTCGACGGCGGCGAAAGCGGCGATGCCTTCTTTGGATTATAAGTCGAGTTTTAAGTATTCGATGGCGCTGGTTGTTACGCTCCCCATCGGGACGCCGCCGCAGAATCAACAGATGGTGTTGGACACGGGGAGCCAGCTGTCGTGGATTCAGTGCCACAAAAAAGTTCCCCGGAAACCGCCGCCCACGGCGGCGTTTGACCCGTCTCTGTCGTCGTCGTTCTCTGTTCTTCCTTGTAGCCACCCGATGTGTAAGCCGAGAATTCCCGATTTTACCCTTCCCACTACTTGTGACCAGAACCGCCTCTGCCATTACTCGTATTTCTACGCGGATGGGACTTTAGCGGAGGGTAATTTGGTCAGGGAGAAATTCTCGTTCTCCAATTCCCAAACTACCCCTCCTCTGGTTCTCGGATGCGCCGCGGAATCCGCGGAGGCGCAGGGTATTTTGGGTATGAATACTGGGAGGTTATCCTTTGCCTCCCAGGCTAAGATACAAAAATTCTCTTACTGCGTCCCCGTCCGGCaaggcgccggcgccggcgccggccgGGGAATAATCCCCACCGGAGCTTTCTATCTCGGCCGGAACCCCAATTCCCCGGCCTTCCAATACATCAACCTCCTCACTTTCTCCCAAACCCAACGCCGCTCCCCCAACCTCGACCCCCTAGCCTACACCGTCGGATTCACCGGAATCAAAATTGGCGGGAAAAAACTAAACATCTCGGCCGCCGTTTTCCGGCCGGACGCCGGCGGCTCCGGCCAGACAATCATCGATTCCGGCACGCAATACACGTTTCTCGTGGACGAGGCGTACAACAAGGTCCGGGAAGAGGTCGTCCGCCTCGCCGGCCccaaattgaagaaaaactaCGTCTTCGCCGGAGCCCTGGACATGTGCTTCGACGTCAGCCCGACGGAGATCGGACGGCTGATAGGCGACATGACCTTCGAATTCGAAAACAGGGTTGACCTCTTGGTCAACAGAGACAGGATATCCGACAACGTCGAAGGTGGGGTCCATTGTCTGGGCATCGGACGATCCGAATCGCTCGGAGTGGCCAGCAACATCATCGGAAACTTCCATCAGCAAAATCTCTGGGTGGAGTTTGACTTGATCAGACGCAGAGTGGGCTTCGGAAAAGCCGATTGTAGCAAGGCTGTGTAG